One Methylocapsa sp. D3K7 DNA window includes the following coding sequences:
- a CDS encoding L,D-transpeptidase: protein MSILTRRSILAGVSASAAASLAGCVSSNPNASVAAAIPPSAPQSPSPAVANAVSPNYNDVYGEVKDANFTVPPVKLSDVNSTFLRTNIAYDTKEAPGTIVVDPANHYLYHVEEGGRATRYGVGVGREGFVWTGDATIKSKQEWPDWYPPKEMMDRRPDLKKSMVALQSGEGMHGGPSNPLGARAMYLWQGNKDTYFRIHGTNEPWTIGLSQSSGCIRMINQDAMDLYQKTPVGTRVVVLASPGANKLASAG, encoded by the coding sequence ATGTCCATTTTGACTCGCCGCTCAATCCTCGCCGGAGTTTCCGCGTCCGCCGCTGCGTCTCTCGCCGGATGTGTCAGTTCAAACCCCAATGCCAGCGTCGCAGCTGCTATTCCCCCGTCTGCCCCGCAGTCGCCCTCGCCCGCCGTGGCGAATGCCGTCTCGCCGAATTACAACGACGTTTATGGCGAGGTTAAAGACGCCAACTTCACTGTGCCCCCCGTAAAATTGTCGGATGTCAATTCTACTTTTTTGCGGACGAACATTGCCTATGACACCAAGGAAGCACCGGGCACCATCGTCGTCGATCCCGCCAATCACTATCTTTACCACGTGGAAGAGGGCGGCAGGGCAACCCGCTACGGCGTCGGTGTGGGACGCGAAGGCTTCGTCTGGACCGGGGACGCAACGATCAAGAGCAAGCAGGAATGGCCGGACTGGTATCCGCCCAAGGAAATGATGGACCGCAGACCTGACCTCAAGAAATCGATGGTTGCGCTGCAAAGCGGCGAGGGCATGCATGGCGGCCCATCCAACCCTCTGGGCGCCCGCGCCATGTATCTTTGGCAGGGGAACAAGGACACCTATTTCCGCATCCATGGGACGAACGAGCCTTGGACGATCGGCCTCAGCCAATCCTCCGGCTGCATTCGCATGATCAACCAGGATGCGATGGATCTCTATCAGAAAACGCCGGTCGGCACCCGGGTCGTGGTGCTCGCCTCTCCTGGAGCCAACAAGCTCGCCAGTGCCGGGTAG
- the mutM gene encoding bifunctional DNA-formamidopyrimidine glycosylase/DNA-(apurinic or apyrimidinic site) lyase produces MPELPEVETVRRGLEPAMLGARLIAIEQRRPDLRFPFPEHFAERLTGRRVEGLRRRAKYLIADLDGADLLVMHLGMSGSFRIEQSGDAGHRPPAFEAAPKNSAHDHVAFDLSTGARIVYNDPRRFGFMQLIARPDFAGHPLFKNIGIEPLGGELDGATLARLFAGKKAPLKATLLDQSLIAGLGNIYVCEALHRAGLSPLRAAASLARKDGGPHQRAILLARVIREVLEEAVAAGGSSLRDHRQTNGALGYFQHNFKVYGRDGAPCLHCGGVVQRITQSGRATFYCGGCQR; encoded by the coding sequence GTGCCTGAACTGCCCGAAGTCGAAACGGTCCGCCGGGGGCTGGAGCCCGCCATGCTTGGGGCGCGGCTGATCGCGATCGAACAGCGGCGGCCGGATTTGCGGTTTCCTTTTCCCGAGCATTTTGCGGAGCGGCTGACCGGCCGGCGCGTCGAGGGGTTGCGGCGCCGGGCGAAATATCTGATCGCCGATCTTGACGGGGCGGATCTGCTCGTCATGCATCTTGGCATGTCGGGATCGTTCCGCATTGAACAATCCGGCGACGCGGGGCATCGGCCGCCAGCGTTCGAGGCGGCGCCGAAAAATTCCGCGCACGACCATGTCGCCTTCGACCTCTCGACCGGCGCCCGCATTGTTTACAACGACCCGCGCCGTTTCGGTTTCATGCAATTGATCGCGCGGCCGGACTTCGCCGGCCATCCTCTCTTCAAGAATATCGGAATCGAGCCACTCGGCGGCGAGCTTGATGGCGCCACCCTGGCCAGGCTTTTCGCTGGCAAGAAAGCGCCGCTGAAGGCCACACTGCTCGATCAGAGTTTGATCGCCGGGCTTGGCAATATTTATGTCTGCGAGGCTTTGCACCGGGCTGGGCTGTCGCCGCTTCGCGCCGCCGCCAGTCTCGCGCGCAAAGATGGCGGCCCTCACCAACGCGCGATTTTACTCGCGCGTGTCATCCGCGAAGTCCTCGAAGAGGCGGTGGCGGCGGGCGGATCATCCCTGCGCGACCACCGGCAAACCAATGGCGCGTTGGGTTATTTCCAGCACAATTTCAAAGTCTATGGCCGCGATGGCGCGCCCTGCCTCCACTGCGGCGGCGTGGTACAGCGGATCACACAATCCGGCCGCGCCACCTTTTATTGCGGCGGCTGTCAGAGATAG
- a CDS encoding superoxide dismutase, which translates to MFSRRDGLRLTLGLAATLAAGARPGLFSSALAADPVFKVPPLGYGYDALEPYIDTLTMTIHHDKHHGAYVAALNGLVEKYPELATTSPVAILTDLTVVPETVRAPVRNNLGGHWNHSFFWELMTPGGAKEPGGDLKTAIDSTFGSKAQLIEKVNATGTGRFGSGWAWLVVGKDGKLAIVSTPNQDTPLDQGVQRVVLGVDVWEHAYYLKYQNKRADYLAAWWNTVNWDKAAANFAKAPV; encoded by the coding sequence ATGTTCTCACGACGCGACGGTTTGCGATTGACATTGGGGCTGGCGGCGACTTTGGCGGCGGGTGCCCGGCCAGGCCTTTTTTCGTCCGCCCTTGCCGCGGACCCCGTGTTCAAGGTTCCGCCGCTCGGCTATGGCTACGACGCGCTTGAGCCCTACATCGATACGTTGACCATGACGATCCACCATGACAAGCATCATGGAGCTTATGTCGCGGCCCTCAATGGGCTCGTCGAAAAATATCCCGAACTTGCCACCACTTCGCCCGTCGCAATTCTTACCGATCTCACGGTGGTGCCGGAAACGGTGCGGGCGCCGGTGCGCAACAATCTCGGCGGCCATTGGAACCATTCCTTCTTTTGGGAGCTGATGACGCCGGGCGGCGCCAAGGAGCCCGGCGGGGATCTAAAAACCGCGATCGACTCTACATTTGGCTCGAAAGCCCAGCTCATCGAGAAAGTCAACGCCACGGGGACCGGCCGCTTCGGCTCCGGCTGGGCGTGGCTTGTGGTTGGGAAGGACGGCAAGCTTGCGATCGTCTCGACTCCCAATCAGGATACACCACTCGATCAGGGGGTACAGCGGGTGGTGCTGGGCGTCGATGTGTGGGAGCACGCCTATTATCTCAAATATCAGAACAAGCGAGCCGATTACCTCGCGGCGTGGTGGAATACGGTGAATTGGGACAAGGCGGCGGCGAATTTCGCCAAGGCGCCAGTGTGA